Proteins encoded within one genomic window of Gammaproteobacteria bacterium:
- a CDS encoding VPLPA-CTERM sorting domain-containing protein: MKSEIGPQVTLASNWIRRWGLARLLLPAALASLLSSPAVAMTVIYAWTPDTGQGGTGTLTLSSPGISDPANFSAIAASSLTGMTYQWNNGALINLGSILTNNAPSWTACNGYLITGFQITAKSVPPTSGTFSLMNSAGSCLAGPVALPGPGYNATNSVMYGPEGNSGHWTFQSTVVPVPAAGWLLASACAALAGARRRLKS, translated from the coding sequence ATGAAGAGCGAAATCGGGCCTCAGGTCACGCTGGCAAGCAACTGGATCAGGAGATGGGGTCTCGCACGGTTGCTGCTGCCCGCAGCACTGGCGAGCCTGCTGTCTTCCCCGGCCGTCGCCATGACAGTCATCTATGCCTGGACACCTGATACCGGGCAGGGCGGCACGGGCACGCTGACCCTCAGCAGCCCGGGTATTTCTGACCCGGCGAATTTTTCTGCCATCGCGGCAAGTTCACTGACTGGAATGACCTACCAGTGGAACAACGGTGCGCTCATCAACCTCGGTTCCATCTTGACGAACAACGCACCGAGCTGGACGGCGTGCAACGGCTACCTGATCACCGGTTTCCAGATCACGGCCAAATCCGTGCCGCCGACCAGTGGCACCTTCAGCCTGATGAACTCGGCCGGTAGTTGCCTTGCCGGGCCTGTCGCTTTGCCGGGCCCCGGCTACAACGCCACGAATTCAGTCATGTATGGCCCTGAAGGCAATTCTGGCCATTGGACCTTCCAGAGCACGGTTGTGCCGGTTCCGGCTGCAGGATGGCTGCTGGCCTCGGCCTGCGCTGCCCTGGCCGGCGCACGACGTCGTCTGAAGTCCTGA
- a CDS encoding MFS transporter codes for MLGIACGASPLPFNTLGFFIGPLQQEFGWSLRDISLGLTIYGVLGALLAPLFGSLADRHGVRPVALGSLAAFGLVFAGFALVPPSLAAFYGLWVLVGLVGIGSTPVTWSRAVNLWFFRRRGLALGSTLVGTSIAAMLLPPLTVWLIGRFGWRPAFPLLALLPLGLALPVGFALFREPRPDERPQELSAVAREGSPLLAGLTLAEARAGRQLWILLASILMIAFAYGGAVIHLPRMLEAGGYTPARAAPLMSLLGLSVLLGRIGSGLLLDRFWAPLVMLPLLALPAVACVLLMGQPPAPATAALAVVLLGLSSGAETDLIAYLAGRYFGMAHYGKIYGFLYMGFALATAASPAAYGWVRDATGSYDRMLATAAVLFVGGALLLLGLGRYPPHRIPAS; via the coding sequence CTGCTCGGCATCGCCTGCGGGGCCTCGCCGCTGCCCTTCAACACGCTCGGCTTCTTCATCGGCCCGCTGCAGCAGGAATTCGGCTGGTCGCTGCGCGACATCAGCCTGGGGCTCACCATCTATGGCGTGCTCGGGGCGCTGCTCGCGCCGCTGTTCGGCAGCCTCGCGGACCGCCATGGCGTGCGACCGGTGGCGCTGGGTTCTCTCGCGGCCTTCGGCCTGGTGTTCGCCGGCTTCGCGCTGGTGCCCCCCTCGCTGGCGGCGTTCTACGGCCTGTGGGTGCTGGTGGGGCTGGTGGGCATCGGTTCGACGCCGGTGACCTGGTCGCGTGCGGTGAACCTCTGGTTCTTCCGACGCCGCGGGCTGGCGCTCGGCAGCACCCTGGTCGGCACCAGCATCGCGGCGATGCTGCTGCCGCCGCTGACCGTCTGGCTCATCGGGCGCTTCGGCTGGCGCCCCGCCTTTCCACTGCTGGCCCTGTTGCCCTTGGGCCTGGCCCTGCCGGTAGGCTTTGCGCTGTTCCGCGAGCCGCGGCCGGACGAGCGTCCGCAGGAACTCTCGGCGGTCGCCCGCGAAGGCAGTCCGCTGCTCGCCGGCCTGACGCTGGCCGAGGCGAGGGCGGGGCGACAGCTGTGGATCCTGCTCGCATCCATCCTGATGATCGCCTTCGCCTACGGTGGCGCCGTGATCCACCTGCCGCGGATGCTCGAGGCGGGCGGCTACACGCCGGCGCGGGCGGCGCCGCTCATGAGCCTGCTCGGCCTCTCGGTGCTGCTGGGGCGCATCGGCAGCGGGCTGCTGCTCGATCGCTTCTGGGCGCCGCTGGTCATGCTGCCGCTGCTGGCGCTGCCGGCGGTGGCCTGTGTCCTGCTGATGGGACAGCCACCCGCCCCCGCCACGGCCGCGCTGGCCGTGGTGCTGCTCGGCCTGTCCTCCGGTGCCGAGACCGACCTCATCGCCTATCTTGCCGGCCGCTACTTCGGCATGGCCCACTACGGGAAGATCTACGGCTTCCTGTACATGGGCTTCGCCCTGGCCACGGCGGCATCGCCCGCTGCCTACGGCTGGGTGCGCGATGCCACCGGCAGCTACGACAGGATGCTGGCCACCGCGGCGGTGCTGTTCGTCGGCGGGGCGCTGCTGTTGCTGGGGCTGGGGCGGTATCCGCCGCATCGAATACCAGCCAGCTGA
- a CDS encoding VPLPA-CTERM sorting domain-containing protein: MSFKSARRHLFAVAALALLGGTAQAATTYQLTSMTFKTSSAPGTYTFGSGPLAASACLTCGSSTAIDDGMGNLTVNTVSYKLANFGADIIHTFSGTTTLGASTTLIKNAGETCVEGTAGPPSSPHLCTSTDIRAWTGDWYNGFMADGVTPSATAQFSAVVTGSNLALRVRKSRDNPESLAWLEITYNYQAVPVPAAVWLMGGALGALGVARRRQRNS; encoded by the coding sequence ATGTCGTTCAAATCCGCACGCCGGCACCTGTTTGCCGTGGCTGCTCTCGCATTGCTTGGCGGTACGGCCCAGGCCGCCACCACCTACCAGCTGACGTCCATGACCTTCAAGACTTCGAGCGCACCGGGCACCTATACCTTCGGCAGTGGCCCGCTCGCCGCATCGGCCTGCCTCACCTGCGGAAGCTCTACCGCGATCGATGACGGCATGGGCAACCTGACGGTGAATACGGTCTCCTACAAGCTCGCGAACTTCGGTGCGGACATCATCCACACCTTCTCCGGCACGACGACCCTGGGCGCCTCGACGACGCTGATCAAGAACGCGGGTGAAACCTGCGTGGAAGGCACCGCCGGCCCGCCGAGCTCGCCGCACCTGTGCACCTCGACCGACATTCGCGCCTGGACGGGTGACTGGTACAACGGCTTCATGGCGGACGGTGTCACCCCGTCGGCAACGGCCCAGTTCTCGGCCGTCGTCACCGGTTCCAACCTGGCCCTGAGGGTCCGCAAGTCGCGCGACAACCCGGAAAGCCTGGCCTGGCTGGAGATCACCTACAACTACCAGGCGGTGCCGGTTCCGGCCGCGGTGTGGCTGATGGGCGGCGCACTCGGCGCGCTCGGTGTCGCACGCCGTCGCCAGCGCAACAGCTGA
- the glgP gene encoding alpha-glucan family phosphorylase translates to MMTATNFPLQVSARLPAKLGRLTDLAANFWFSWHRPTRQLFSMLDRDLWWLVGRNPKVFLRCVDHAVLAMAADNETFLASYRRVLAEFDAYREQGLASYTPAGLREDDLVAYFCAEFGFHDSVPLYSGGLGILAGDYCKTASDMRLHFVAVGLLYRQGYFTQRIDESGRQLAEYRHTPAEDMPVVPARGADGQEIVVQVQFPGRMVAIKVWRAEVGRVPVLLLDTDVPGNSAEDQRITQVLYGGGQAMRIQQELVLGVGGVRALRAAGLAPTVWHLNEGHPAFLVVERACELTRRGLPFAAAMETVAACTVFTTHTPVAAGHDVFPQDMVLAHFRDHIRELGIGDEDFLRLGRHGNGEQPLFNMTRLAVNGARSINGVSKIHGGVSSEILASAWPDIPPRENPVGYVTNGVHVSTFMREEWAELLDQHVGASWRFELMDNRLMERILEIPDGRFWYVKQQVKSEMLNALRRRIERQHARNHCSSAHIHRLMKYIDPDDANVLTIGFGRRFATYKRATLLFNDLGWLRQIVDNDVRPVVFIFAGKAHPADEPGQHLMQEVHRVANMPEFFGKVLLVEGYDIDLAGVLTAGVDIWLNNPIYPMEASGTSGMKAAINGTVNLSVLDGWWAEGYDGRNGWAIPPAHNSGNDGERDRQDARTLYEILQDDVIPLYYQRDERLGYAPGWVQVCKRSMASILPRFNSSRLLHDYACTFYAPAAAHGRAIAANDSAAARELAQWKTRVAAAWNGVSLRLARPLPERVSFEDSTMLEVAVQLNGLSPGDVRVECVLHRELCSDLTVPEKRYSAHGRATDGVRHIGEETVFVAPFTATAEGNGEVVYRLELKPPWCGAQRLEIRAMPRHDSLLNPCETGLMRWL, encoded by the coding sequence ATCATGACCGCAACAAATTTCCCCCTGCAGGTCAGCGCACGGCTGCCCGCAAAGCTCGGGCGCCTCACCGACCTTGCAGCCAACTTCTGGTTCAGCTGGCATCGCCCGACCCGCCAGCTGTTCTCGATGCTGGACCGCGACCTGTGGTGGCTCGTCGGCCGCAATCCCAAGGTATTCCTGCGCTGCGTCGACCATGCCGTGCTGGCCATGGCCGCCGACAACGAGACCTTCCTCGCTTCCTACCGGCGCGTGCTGGCCGAGTTCGACGCCTACCGTGAGCAGGGCCTGGCCAGCTACACGCCGGCAGGACTGCGCGAGGATGACCTCGTCGCCTACTTCTGCGCGGAGTTCGGCTTCCACGACAGCGTGCCGCTGTACTCCGGCGGCCTCGGCATCCTCGCCGGCGACTACTGCAAGACGGCAAGCGACATGCGCCTGCACTTCGTCGCCGTCGGCCTGCTCTACCGCCAGGGCTACTTCACCCAGCGCATCGACGAGTCCGGCCGCCAGCTGGCCGAGTACCGCCACACGCCGGCCGAGGACATGCCGGTGGTGCCGGCGCGCGGCGCCGATGGCCAGGAGATCGTCGTCCAGGTGCAGTTCCCCGGCCGCATGGTTGCCATCAAGGTATGGCGTGCGGAGGTCGGACGCGTGCCGGTGCTGCTGCTCGACACCGACGTCCCCGGCAACTCGGCCGAGGACCAGCGGATCACCCAGGTGCTCTACGGTGGCGGCCAGGCCATGCGCATCCAGCAGGAACTGGTGCTGGGCGTGGGCGGGGTGCGTGCGCTGCGCGCGGCCGGCCTCGCCCCCACGGTCTGGCACCTCAACGAGGGCCACCCGGCATTCCTGGTGGTGGAGCGCGCCTGCGAGCTGACCCGGCGCGGGCTGCCCTTCGCCGCCGCCATGGAGACGGTGGCTGCCTGTACCGTGTTCACCACCCATACGCCCGTGGCCGCCGGCCACGACGTCTTCCCGCAGGACATGGTGCTGGCGCATTTCCGCGATCACATCCGCGAGCTCGGCATCGGCGACGAGGATTTCCTGCGCCTCGGCCGGCACGGCAACGGCGAGCAGCCGCTGTTCAACATGACGCGGCTCGCGGTCAACGGCGCCCGCTCGATCAATGGCGTCAGCAAGATCCACGGCGGTGTGTCATCGGAGATCCTCGCCAGTGCCTGGCCCGACATCCCGCCACGCGAGAATCCGGTGGGCTACGTCACCAATGGCGTGCACGTCTCCACCTTCATGCGCGAGGAATGGGCCGAGCTCCTCGACCAGCATGTGGGCGCCTCCTGGCGCTTCGAGCTGATGGACAACCGGCTCATGGAGCGCATCCTGGAGATACCGGACGGACGCTTCTGGTACGTCAAGCAGCAGGTGAAGAGCGAAATGCTCAATGCGCTGCGCCGGCGCATCGAACGCCAGCATGCCCGCAACCACTGCAGCAGCGCGCATATCCACCGGCTGATGAAGTACATCGATCCCGATGACGCCAACGTGCTGACCATCGGCTTCGGCCGCCGCTTCGCCACCTACAAGCGCGCCACCCTGCTGTTCAACGACCTCGGCTGGCTGCGGCAGATCGTCGACAACGACGTGCGCCCGGTGGTGTTCATCTTCGCCGGCAAGGCGCACCCGGCCGACGAACCGGGCCAGCACCTGATGCAGGAAGTGCATCGCGTGGCCAACATGCCGGAGTTCTTCGGCAAGGTACTGCTGGTGGAGGGTTACGACATCGACCTCGCGGGCGTGCTGACCGCGGGCGTGGACATCTGGCTCAACAATCCCATCTACCCGATGGAGGCGAGCGGTACTTCCGGCATGAAGGCCGCCATCAACGGCACCGTCAACCTGAGCGTGCTCGACGGCTGGTGGGCCGAGGGCTACGACGGCAGGAACGGCTGGGCCATCCCGCCGGCGCACAACAGCGGCAACGATGGCGAGCGCGACCGGCAGGATGCGCGCACGCTCTACGAGATCCTGCAGGACGATGTCATACCGCTGTACTACCAGCGTGACGAACGCCTCGGCTACGCGCCGGGATGGGTGCAGGTCTGCAAGCGCTCCATGGCCTCGATCCTGCCGCGCTTCAACAGCAGCAGGCTGCTCCACGACTACGCCTGCACTTTCTATGCCCCGGCTGCCGCACATGGCCGCGCCATCGCCGCCAACGACTCGGCTGCGGCGCGCGAGCTGGCGCAATGGAAGACGCGCGTGGCCGCCGCCTGGAATGGCGTATCCCTGCGGCTCGCCAGACCCCTGCCCGAGCGCGTCTCCTTCGAGGACAGCACGATGCTGGAGGTCGCCGTGCAGCTCAACGGCCTGTCACCCGGCGACGTGCGCGTGGAATGCGTCCTGCACCGCGAGCTGTGCTCGGACCTGACGGTGCCGGAGAAGCGCTATTCGGCCCACGGGCGCGCCACCGACGGCGTACGCCACATCGGCGAGGAGACGGTGTTCGTCGCGCCCTTCACCGCCACCGCGGAAGGCAACGGCGAGGTCGTCTACCGGCTGGAACTGAAGCCGCCCTGGTGTGGCGCCCAGCGCCTGGAGATCCGCGCCATGCCACGTCACGACAGCCTGCTGAACCCCTGCGAAACCGGCCTGATGCGCTGGCTGTGA
- a CDS encoding RNA-binding protein: MESKLYVGNLSYSTTEDDLRQLFSQAGNVKSVSVIKDRDTGRSKGFAFVEMASDDDAQKAISQFNGQSFQDRSLKVNVARPREDRPRGGGGGGFGGPRGGGGGGFGGPRGGGGGDRGGRGRSW; this comes from the coding sequence ATGGAATCCAAGTTGTATGTTGGGAATCTGTCGTATTCGACGACGGAGGACGACCTGCGCCAGCTGTTTTCGCAGGCTGGCAACGTGAAGTCGGTGTCGGTCATCAAGGACCGCGACACGGGCCGCTCCAAGGGCTTTGCCTTTGTCGAGATGGCCAGCGATGACGATGCGCAGAAGGCCATCAGCCAGTTCAACGGCCAGTCCTTCCAGGACCGTTCGCTGAAGGTGAATGTCGCCCGCCCGCGTGAGGACCGTCCCCGTGGCGGTGGTGGCGGCGGCTTCGGCGGACCGCGCGGCGGCGGTGGCGGCGGCTTCGGCGGCCCGCGTGGCGGCGGCGGTGGTGACCGCGGCGGCCGCGGACGCTCCTGGTAA
- a CDS encoding antibiotic biosynthesis monooxygenase produces the protein MVTYIVTVWAKPGHEQEVTRFYQELEPSMRAAAGYHGRQILRARTGTMAAAVRKRITPEEAARMPERPPPGTQFILIEKWDSVDARMDFSRGVAASRSKELFPHILPEHSHEFYEDVTPA, from the coding sequence ATGGTCACCTACATCGTCACGGTCTGGGCCAAGCCCGGGCATGAGCAGGAAGTCACCCGCTTCTACCAGGAGCTCGAGCCGTCGATGCGCGCCGCCGCCGGCTATCACGGCCGCCAGATCCTGCGGGCACGCACCGGCACCATGGCCGCTGCTGTGCGCAAGCGGATCACGCCCGAGGAGGCCGCGCGCATGCCGGAGCGTCCGCCGCCGGGCACGCAGTTCATCCTCATCGAGAAGTGGGACAGCGTCGACGCCCGCATGGATTTCTCGCGTGGCGTGGCCGCGAGCCGCAGCAAGGAACTCTTCCCGCACATCCTTCCCGAGCACAGCCACGAGTTCTACGAAGACGTCACGCCGGCCTGA
- a CDS encoding PAS domain-containing protein, with the protein MRISADIDGVSEILGLGATQATELPDASGIVTALRSSSVVDGFLQGSPDCVSIVLPVDVTTGNRHDDCLRAVVALHRKVDCQYMLCLGGSMDTTSWTQLEQDIVRLLPYLRQAAALREVAEQYRIMARADAAIFNRAPNALMMLMPDGTVAYLNDAARRLLAAADGMRLAGSRVVVHDVMVDEAIQDVLEGLRHGKEGRLPVGHDLLATRPSGARPYVVSLLPVIVTGGEALLLPRRWLLAIVTDLSTRRIPGGAYLQQVYGLSQAEARVCLKVGDGDSLEDMAAELNVSVATVKSHLLRIYRKLDVDSRVQLAQVLQGHVWTSKPIIVDLGAKASRSQGLVRG; encoded by the coding sequence GTGCGGATTTCCGCCGATATCGACGGTGTCAGTGAGATCCTGGGCCTGGGTGCGACGCAGGCCACCGAGTTGCCTGATGCGAGTGGCATCGTCACTGCCTTGCGGTCCAGTTCGGTGGTCGATGGCTTCTTGCAGGGATCACCTGATTGCGTGTCGATTGTGCTCCCGGTGGATGTCACCACGGGCAACCGCCATGACGATTGCCTGCGAGCGGTGGTGGCGCTCCATCGCAAGGTGGATTGCCAGTACATGCTGTGCCTCGGTGGCAGCATGGATACCACCAGCTGGACACAACTCGAGCAGGATATCGTCCGGTTGCTGCCGTACCTGCGCCAGGCTGCTGCCCTCCGCGAAGTCGCGGAGCAGTATCGGATCATGGCGCGGGCGGATGCCGCGATTTTCAACCGGGCGCCCAATGCGCTCATGATGCTGATGCCGGACGGCACTGTCGCCTATCTCAACGATGCCGCCCGCCGGCTCCTGGCCGCTGCGGATGGCATGAGGCTGGCCGGGTCCCGGGTCGTGGTTCACGATGTCATGGTCGATGAAGCCATCCAGGACGTGCTTGAAGGCCTGCGGCATGGGAAGGAGGGCCGGTTACCCGTGGGCCACGACCTGCTGGCAACCCGGCCCTCGGGCGCGCGACCCTATGTGGTCAGCCTGTTGCCCGTCATCGTCACGGGCGGTGAAGCCTTGCTGCTTCCGCGCCGGTGGTTGCTGGCGATCGTGACCGACCTGAGTACCCGGCGAATCCCGGGCGGGGCTTATCTGCAGCAGGTCTACGGCCTCAGCCAGGCGGAGGCGCGCGTCTGCCTGAAAGTGGGGGACGGTGACAGCTTGGAGGACATGGCGGCCGAGCTCAATGTCTCGGTGGCGACCGTGAAATCCCACCTCCTGCGCATCTATCGGAAGCTCGATGTCGACTCACGGGTCCAGCTGGCACAGGTCCTGCAGGGCCACGTCTGGACCTCCAAGCCGATCATCGTGGACCTGGGAGCCAAGGCCAGCAGGTCACAGGGCCTCGTGCGCGGCTGA
- a CDS encoding DUF748 domain-containing protein gives MLRGLLRRYRWPLAAAVVLALYALAGFFLAPWLLGRQVVEQARVQLGREAQVGEIRVNPFALSLQVRDFRLEDRDGSLLASLGELRLNLEAESLFRRAWTFSEFSLVAPYLNLVRDRAGGLNLQRLLPPASPAAPATEPAGLPRLIVRQLRVADGVIDVTDQVPTTAFHTRVGPFSVAIEALSTLPEASGREDIEVLLESGTRLGLAGDFSVNPLRAAGRLTLHGPMLGSASRYLRDRLHFSVVAGVTDLSSRFLLTARPQGGIEAALDELALSVSGVRLTAPGAPDFLGWSRLQVTGGSLRWPANEASAQSVAVEGLRLRVRRDKSGDLDLLQLLAPRADSGAAEMEPDTAPASAPATPAPKLQVGELAIHDLTLDLVDAMPSTPAALSVTDLDLTLRDVSNAAGARFPLEASLVLGGGGSLGLKGSVGLLPSLILDADLKADGIRLAQAQPYLSDIAHVQVRGGALAIDGHIASGTEEVLAFDGDLRISDLDTRDTLENQRLLAWQDLRLDDLEWRLGGNSARIARVRLLRPFARVFINRDQTTNIGDLPVTAPAAVSPGASAPAAAGTKPRPFRAHVGRITIDRGEVDFTDLSLPLPFAARVQDLQGEFTTIDTVSSAPSRIALEGRVDPYGLARVNGQLRVSAPTEMADVGVLFRNIEMAPLSPYTVKFAGRKIAGGKIDLDLRYRLDQRRMVGSNRIVIDELELGEKVPNPDAMDLPLGLAVALLKDANGRIDLDMPVEGSLDDPQFRIGGVLWKAFVNLVTRVVSAPFRLLGNLLGIDSEDLGRIDFTPGRADLLPPEKEKLAHIAEALAKRPQLEVEVPAVVATDADSTALRTALLDQRIAQALAEAGAPASGRKLEQRRRQVVEALYTGRFPDRRLADEQARYTAPPPGDPQGRPRLDELAYVDALRAELAAVESVADADLAALGDARAAAVSTELTAVLQVPAARVRLSGRKDVALRDGQWVPAEMAVSGAGN, from the coding sequence ATGCTGCGAGGCCTGCTGCGACGCTACCGCTGGCCGCTGGCCGCGGCCGTGGTGCTGGCGCTCTACGCGCTGGCGGGCTTCTTCCTGGCGCCCTGGCTGCTCGGCCGGCAGGTCGTCGAGCAGGCCCGCGTGCAGCTCGGGCGTGAGGCGCAGGTCGGCGAGATCCGCGTCAATCCGTTCGCGCTGTCGCTGCAGGTGCGGGACTTCCGCCTCGAGGACCGTGACGGCAGCCTGCTTGCCAGCCTCGGCGAGCTGCGCCTGAATCTCGAGGCGGAGAGCCTGTTCCGGCGCGCCTGGACATTCAGCGAGTTTTCCCTGGTGGCGCCGTACCTGAACCTGGTACGCGACCGTGCGGGCGGGCTGAACCTGCAGCGGCTGCTGCCGCCGGCATCGCCAGCGGCGCCTGCCACCGAGCCAGCCGGGCTGCCGCGGCTCATTGTGCGCCAGCTGCGCGTGGCCGATGGTGTCATCGATGTCACCGACCAGGTGCCGACCACCGCATTCCACACCCGCGTCGGGCCTTTCAGCGTGGCGATCGAGGCGCTGAGCACGCTGCCCGAGGCGAGCGGCCGCGAAGACATCGAGGTGCTGCTGGAGTCCGGCACCCGCCTGGGGCTGGCCGGTGACTTCAGCGTCAATCCGCTGCGTGCCGCCGGGCGCCTCACCCTGCATGGGCCGATGCTGGGATCGGCATCGCGCTATCTCAGGGACCGGCTGCATTTCTCCGTGGTTGCCGGCGTCACCGACTTGTCCTCCCGCTTCCTGCTCACGGCCCGGCCGCAGGGCGGGATCGAGGCGGCGCTCGACGAGCTGGCGCTGTCGGTCAGCGGCGTGCGGCTGACGGCGCCCGGCGCGCCCGACTTCCTCGGCTGGTCGCGCCTGCAGGTGACCGGCGGCAGCCTGCGCTGGCCCGCCAACGAGGCCAGTGCGCAATCGGTGGCTGTCGAGGGCCTGCGTTTGCGGGTACGCCGGGACAAGAGCGGTGACCTCGACCTGCTGCAGTTGCTGGCGCCGCGCGCTGACAGCGGTGCGGCAGAGATGGAGCCCGATACGGCGCCGGCATCAGCGCCGGCCACGCCAGCGCCGAAGCTGCAGGTTGGCGAACTGGCCATCCACGACCTGACGCTGGACCTGGTCGATGCCATGCCATCCACGCCCGCCGCCCTGTCGGTGACGGACCTGGACCTGACCCTGCGCGATGTCAGCAATGCGGCGGGTGCGCGTTTTCCGCTGGAGGCCTCGCTGGTGCTCGGTGGCGGCGGCAGTCTGGGCCTGAAGGGCAGCGTGGGCCTGCTGCCCTCGCTGATCCTCGACGCCGACCTGAAGGCCGATGGCATCCGGCTCGCGCAGGCACAGCCCTACCTGTCGGACATTGCCCACGTGCAGGTACGGGGCGGTGCGCTCGCCATCGACGGCCACATTGCCTCGGGCACGGAGGAGGTACTGGCGTTCGACGGCGACCTGCGCATCTCGGATCTCGACACCCGCGACACGCTGGAGAACCAGCGGCTGCTGGCCTGGCAGGACCTGCGTCTCGACGACCTCGAGTGGCGCCTCGGCGGCAACAGCGCGCGCATCGCACGCGTGCGCCTGCTGCGACCCTTCGCGCGCGTCTTCATCAACCGGGACCAGACCACCAACATCGGTGACCTGCCGGTCACGGCGCCCGCGGCCGTTTCCCCAGGTGCATCAGCGCCGGCTGCAGCAGGGACGAAGCCGCGGCCTTTCCGTGCGCACGTTGGACGGATCACCATCGACAGGGGCGAGGTGGATTTCACCGACCTCAGCCTGCCGCTGCCATTCGCGGCGCGGGTGCAGGACCTGCAGGGCGAGTTCACCACCATCGACACGGTGAGCAGCGCGCCATCTAGGATCGCGCTGGAGGGCCGGGTGGATCCCTACGGGCTGGCCCGGGTCAACGGCCAGCTGCGGGTGAGCGCGCCGACGGAAATGGCGGATGTCGGCGTGCTCTTCCGCAACATCGAGATGGCACCGCTGTCGCCGTACACGGTGAAGTTCGCCGGCCGCAAGATCGCCGGCGGCAAGATCGACCTCGACCTGCGCTACCGGCTCGACCAGCGGCGCATGGTCGGCAGCAACCGCATCGTCATCGACGAACTGGAACTGGGCGAAAAGGTGCCCAACCCCGATGCGATGGACCTGCCGCTCGGCCTGGCGGTGGCGCTGCTCAAGGATGCCAACGGCCGCATCGACCTCGACATGCCGGTGGAGGGCAGCCTCGACGACCCGCAATTCCGCATCGGCGGCGTGCTGTGGAAGGCCTTCGTCAACCTGGTTACCCGGGTGGTCAGTGCACCCTTCCGCCTGCTCGGCAACCTGCTGGGCATCGACTCCGAAGACCTCGGCCGCATCGATTTCACGCCGGGACGCGCCGATCTCCTGCCACCGGAGAAGGAGAAGCTGGCGCATATCGCCGAGGCGCTGGCGAAGCGCCCGCAACTGGAAGTGGAGGTGCCCGCCGTGGTGGCCACCGATGCCGACAGCACGGCACTGCGTACGGCGCTGCTCGACCAGCGGATCGCGCAGGCGCTGGCGGAGGCCGGTGCGCCGGCCTCCGGGCGCAAGCTCGAACAGCGCAGGCGGCAGGTGGTGGAGGCGCTCTACACCGGGCGCTTTCCCGACCGGCGACTGGCCGACGAGCAGGCCCGGTACACGGCACCGCCGCCGGGTGATCCACAGGGCAGACCGCGCCTGGACGAACTCGCCTACGTCGACGCGCTGCGCGCGGAGCTGGCCGCGGTGGAAAGTGTCGCTGACGCGGACCTGGCGGCGCTCGGTGATGCTCGGGCAGCCGCGGTCAGCACCGAGCTGACCGCTGTGCTGCAGGTCCCCGCGGCGCGCGTGCGGCTGTCGGGGCGCAAGGACGTGGCGCTGCGGGATGGCCAGTGGGTACCGGCCGAGATGGCGGTCTCCGGGGCTGGCAACTGA